AGGGTGTTTAAATTGGTATTGATTTTTTTTGTCTTTTAATAGATATTTTCTATTGTCTATGCATGCCAACTGTCTCTATCTTATAATTTGCTCTGAATGATATTTCTGACACAGAGAGAAATACAATTTTAAAGTTAAAACAAAAGCGGTTATTTCTGTTTTTTTTATGCCAAAACGGAATAACCTGCTTAGTACTTAATTAAAGAAAAACCGCAACAAAAACCCAATAACTAACCAATATTATTAATTTTCCTTATTATGCGGTTTGTTCTTTAATATAACTAAAATCTTATTTTAAACTGGCTTTTGTTTCTTTGATGGTTTTAAAATTACTGGCAGACAAAGCGTTTCCATCGAAAAAAGAAACTCCGATTGCTCCGTTTTCTTTAGCTAATAAAATAGCTTCTTTTAGTTCTGCGTCATTCTTTAATCCGGGAACATAAATTCCGGTGTTGATTTTTGTTTGTTTATCTTTTAAATCGGCAACACCTTGCTTGGTAGCATATCCAACCCAGTCAATTTCTTCATCGTAAAAGCTGTGGTAAATCATTGGATATACCTGATCGATATTCCATTTATCCCAACGCTGGCGCACCATATGATCTGCCATTTCAGGGTAAGGAAATACCGCCGCTGTTAATTTTTTATTGTGTTTGTGTGCGATATCATAAGCATCGTTCACTACTGTCTGAATGGCATTTAACCTGAAGTTTTTCCACTCCATATCAATTGAAGTGTTATGGCTTTCTTTTGGATTTTTGTGGTGTATTTTTTCAAATGCTTTAACGCATTCATCACAATAACAGAAATCAAATTGTGGTAATTCTACATCCTGAACCAAATTGTATTTTGGAAGTAAACTAATTGGCAGGAAAATATCCGGGAAACGAATGTAATCTAGGTGCACGCTTTCGATTCCTTCTACTTTTGCCAGTCCTTCAACCAAAGCTAAAACGTGTTCTCTGGATTCTTTTCGGGTTGGGCATAACCATTGGTAGTAATCTACATAAGGGCGGTTGTCAAAACATGATTTTCCTTCTTTACTTACCTGATACCAATCCGGATGCTGAAGTGCAATAGAATCTCCCGGTCTGTTCATTGCCATAATCCAGGCGTGTACTTTTAAGCCTTCTTTTTTTGCCAAAGGCACTAATCTTGCCAAAAGTTTAGGGTCTGTAGAAGTATTAATTAGAACCTCATCGATTCCACCGTCTTTGTATTTTTTAAATTCTTTTGTGTAATCTGCATCTGATTTTTTAGCATCTGCAGTTGTCCAGACACCAAATTTAAAGGTGGTTTGTTCTTCTTTTTTGGCACATGAAAAGATACTGAAAGCCAATAAAAAAAGTAATAGTTTTGGTAGTTTCATAGTTGGTTTATTTTGAGATTATTTTACCGTCCTGCCTTATAATAAAGGTTTGGTTTGAAAAAGGACTTTTTACTGTGATATTATATCCCGAAGCATGGTTTTCTACTACTGGTTTTAGAATTTTGTTGTCGACTACGATTGGTTCTTTCGTAAGATCTGCAATTGATTTTGCCCAGACTTTATGCTTTTGATTGTATTCTTTTTGAGCTCTGTATAAATTATAAAGCTCCCATTTGACTTTTTCGTCCTGTGGAATTGTAAAGTTGTCTTTTCCTTCTTTTGAAGAGAAGTAAACATAGCCCCATTTTTCGGGTTCATGCATATTGATCACACCCATTGGCGACCAGACCCAGTTGTACTCTGGCAGAAACTTTCCTTGGGCATCTTTTTTGCGTTCGTACTGGCCATC
The sequence above is drawn from the Flavobacterium sp. N2038 genome and encodes:
- a CDS encoding putative glycoside hydrolase, with translation MKLPKLLLFLLAFSIFSCAKKEEQTTFKFGVWTTADAKKSDADYTKEFKKYKDGGIDEVLINTSTDPKLLARLVPLAKKEGLKVHAWIMAMNRPGDSIALQHPDWYQVSKEGKSCFDNRPYVDYYQWLCPTRKESREHVLALVEGLAKVEGIESVHLDYIRFPDIFLPISLLPKYNLVQDVELPQFDFCYCDECVKAFEKIHHKNPKESHNTSIDMEWKNFRLNAIQTVVNDAYDIAHKHNKKLTAAVFPYPEMADHMVRQRWDKWNIDQVYPMIYHSFYDEEIDWVGYATKQGVADLKDKQTKINTGIYVPGLKNDAELKEAILLAKENGAIGVSFFDGNALSASNFKTIKETKASLK